One genomic window of Providencia hangzhouensis includes the following:
- the tssM gene encoding type VI secretion system membrane subunit TssM, protein MKLPFFSISNITNSVKKLFFADRPKIASFFLFLLALLPALVIVWIWWWGPTFTYQDSMPFSTLTSRWLATLIIILLVVSWIGLVTWRRVKKLEALKLDVELAVVDPVRQDIDFQNRYLDYWKSQFTRHLNGHSKAVYLRPWYFVLGANQSGKHSLLKNTLNPLDIAPSDNIVNEQKLPLNIECLLTDSAVLFVPNGKLLTQPNEHNEKPQLYHRLWEELLNWIKTNRSRQPMNGIILTVDTLSLLTNTKEQNSQLIADLQMRIEEIRMTFNSQLPLYIVLTKLDLLRGFDSMYQSLDAQQRNQVLGVSFDLKSQKDWKTGLTHFWLQWVNQMNSALPEMMLQRAEGNQRSDLFSFVRQIEGLQSHVITLINALLINNEQHNICLRGVYLTSALQIGQIDDVFSQTASVQYHLPTAPLTTWPINDSPPYFTHNLFDQVLFSEPNLAAENQYWVKKHRSRLLVTTLASFAGLIALWSGWNHYYDKNYRAGESVLNEVKAFRTIDNNVQKDTDGSLQLPVLNPLREATLAYGNHRDKNALFSDMGLYQGQKVGPQVEQVYLQLLTERFLPAIMSGLLIELNNADKGSEDKLEILRIMRMLEDKTGRNNGMVEDFMANYWSHLFTGQREKQMLLKAHLRYALEHTDWKTERDNGLMTAIKAFTPFATPIKNAQKELSVLSLYQRVYQALRLKANQELSAPLNLQYQIGPSFNTVFTAIDEDKLEIPQFLTRSGLLNYFIRQNDKLVELTLLDAWVLNLTSNTQYSENDRKEIQRQISEQYISDYIAQWRNGMSNLEIREFDSIQDEIIALEQIISGEQPLRRALQVLRDNTVIPSIDENLPIEKQKALMAEPSYRLLTRLDREFTPQTEILVSNQGENLQNLNQKLNDLHRYLLGIQNSPVPGKAALKAVSMRLNDNNKDAIFELSQMAKTLPEPLNRWVDELAEQAWNVVQKEAIRHMEVEWNENVVKQYNTYIAGRYPFNPNSKQDVPLSEFERFFKPNGTLDSFYQQNLRLFVENNLVDNRDSQSLIRSDVLAQIETANRIRETFFNAQGNLEAQFAVEPLSLSGNKRRSILNLDGQLIDYAHSRSHVTHLVWPNSMRSNIESKLTLVPLSGDKSPRSISFSGPWAQMRLVDSAKLMNIKSNSFDIRFTIDSGDMTYRVLVDESNNPFFGGLFTKFRLPETLY, encoded by the coding sequence ATGAAATTACCGTTTTTCTCCATTTCAAACATAACCAATTCGGTAAAAAAACTGTTTTTTGCTGATAGGCCAAAAATTGCCTCCTTTTTCCTATTTTTATTAGCGTTACTCCCTGCGCTCGTCATTGTGTGGATTTGGTGGTGGGGGCCAACATTCACTTATCAAGACTCAATGCCATTTAGTACACTCACCTCACGCTGGCTTGCTACGCTAATTATTATTTTGCTTGTCGTCAGTTGGATAGGTTTAGTTACATGGCGTCGAGTAAAAAAACTTGAAGCGTTAAAACTCGATGTTGAGTTAGCCGTTGTTGACCCCGTTAGGCAGGATATTGACTTCCAAAATCGTTATTTAGACTATTGGAAATCTCAATTTACTCGTCACCTAAATGGCCATTCTAAAGCTGTTTATTTGCGTCCTTGGTATTTTGTTTTAGGTGCAAACCAAAGCGGAAAACATAGCTTATTAAAAAATACGCTGAATCCATTGGATATCGCACCAAGCGACAATATCGTTAATGAACAAAAGCTGCCTTTAAATATCGAGTGCTTGTTAACGGATAGTGCCGTTCTTTTTGTTCCTAACGGCAAGCTATTGACTCAACCAAATGAACATAATGAGAAACCTCAACTCTATCATCGGTTGTGGGAAGAGTTACTTAATTGGATAAAGACTAATCGCTCAAGACAACCCATGAACGGGATTATTTTAACAGTAGATACCTTATCCCTACTCACCAATACGAAAGAGCAAAATAGCCAATTGATTGCCGACCTGCAAATGCGTATTGAAGAAATTAGAATGACTTTTAATAGTCAACTACCATTATATATCGTATTAACGAAGCTCGATTTATTACGTGGTTTCGATTCAATGTACCAGTCATTGGATGCACAACAACGTAACCAAGTATTGGGTGTTTCTTTCGACCTTAAATCTCAAAAAGATTGGAAGACGGGTTTAACGCACTTCTGGTTACAGTGGGTTAACCAAATGAATAGCGCACTACCTGAAATGATGCTACAACGAGCGGAAGGTAATCAACGTAGTGATTTATTCAGCTTTGTACGTCAAATAGAAGGGTTACAGAGCCACGTTATAACATTAATTAATGCACTGTTGATTAATAACGAACAACATAACATTTGTTTAAGGGGTGTTTATCTCACCTCTGCATTACAGATTGGCCAAATAGACGATGTCTTTAGCCAAACGGCATCCGTGCAATACCATTTACCGACAGCCCCACTAACAACTTGGCCAATCAATGATAGCCCCCCTTACTTTACACATAATTTATTTGACCAAGTCCTTTTCAGTGAGCCCAATTTAGCAGCTGAAAATCAATATTGGGTCAAAAAACACCGTTCTCGTCTCTTAGTCACAACACTGGCCAGTTTTGCCGGTTTAATTGCGCTTTGGAGTGGTTGGAATCACTATTATGATAAAAACTACCGCGCCGGTGAGAGTGTGCTTAATGAGGTTAAAGCCTTTAGAACGATAGATAATAACGTCCAAAAAGATACTGATGGTAGCTTACAACTTCCCGTCCTCAACCCATTGCGTGAAGCGACACTTGCCTATGGGAACCACCGCGATAAAAATGCGCTGTTTTCTGATATGGGGCTGTATCAAGGCCAAAAAGTCGGCCCACAAGTTGAGCAAGTTTATCTGCAATTACTGACCGAACGTTTCTTACCCGCAATTATGTCAGGGCTTTTAATTGAACTTAATAATGCAGATAAGGGCAGTGAAGATAAACTCGAAATTTTACGCATTATGCGCATGTTAGAAGATAAAACAGGGCGCAATAATGGCATGGTTGAAGACTTTATGGCGAATTATTGGAGCCATCTCTTCACTGGGCAACGTGAAAAACAAATGCTATTAAAAGCACACTTACGTTATGCGCTTGAACACACGGATTGGAAAACGGAAAGAGACAACGGTCTGATGACTGCGATTAAGGCCTTCACGCCTTTTGCGACCCCCATTAAAAATGCCCAGAAAGAACTCAGTGTGTTATCGCTTTATCAACGTGTGTACCAGGCATTACGGCTAAAAGCCAACCAAGAACTTTCAGCGCCTTTAAATTTGCAATATCAGATAGGCCCAAGTTTTAATACTGTTTTTACCGCTATTGATGAGGATAAATTAGAAATCCCACAGTTTTTAACACGTTCAGGATTATTAAACTATTTTATTCGCCAAAATGACAAATTAGTTGAACTCACGTTGCTTGATGCTTGGGTGCTCAATCTCACATCAAATACCCAATATAGTGAGAATGACCGTAAAGAAATTCAACGTCAAATCAGTGAGCAATATATCAGTGATTATATCGCTCAATGGCGTAACGGAATGAGTAATTTAGAAATTCGTGAATTTGACTCAATCCAAGATGAAATTATCGCTCTTGAACAAATCATCAGCGGAGAACAGCCTTTACGTCGTGCCTTACAAGTTTTGCGTGATAATACGGTTATTCCATCCATTGATGAAAATTTACCTATTGAGAAACAAAAAGCCTTGATGGCAGAACCTTCTTACCGTTTATTAACACGTTTAGATAGAGAATTCACACCCCAAACAGAAATACTGGTCAGTAATCAAGGAGAAAACTTACAGAATCTCAATCAAAAATTGAATGATTTGCATCGATATTTGTTGGGAATACAAAACTCTCCAGTACCGGGCAAAGCGGCACTTAAAGCAGTTTCCATGCGACTCAATGATAATAATAAAGATGCCATATTTGAACTATCACAAATGGCTAAAACATTGCCTGAACCGCTCAATCGTTGGGTAGATGAACTTGCAGAACAAGCCTGGAATGTTGTCCAGAAAGAAGCTATTCGACATATGGAAGTTGAATGGAATGAAAATGTTGTAAAACAATATAATACCTATATTGCTGGTCGCTATCCGTTTAATCCAAACTCAAAACAAGATGTTCCATTAAGTGAGTTCGAACGCTTCTTTAAACCTAATGGCACACTCGATAGCTTCTATCAACAGAACTTACGTTTATTTGTTGAAAATAACTTAGTCGATAATAGGGATAGTCAATCACTGATCCGCTCTGATGTTTTAGCGCAAATTGAAACTGCAAATCGCATAAGAGAAACCTTCTTTAATGCACAAGGTAATTTAGAAGCACAATTTGCAGTTGAACCCCTTTCATTAAGTGGCAATAAACGCCGTAGTATCTTAAATCTTGACGGTCAGCTTATTGATTATGCCCATAGCCGCAGCCATGTCACGCATCTCGTTTGGCCAAACTCGATGCGTTCAAATATTGAAAGTAAACTGACTCTAGTTCCGCTTTCCGGCGATAAATCGCCTCGTTCAATTAGTTTCTCAGGACCGTGGGCACAAATGCGCTTAGTCGACAGTGCGAAGTTAATGAATATCAAATCCAATTCATTCGATATTCGTTTCACGATTGATAGCGGTGATATGACTTATCGAGTACTCGTTGATGAGTCTAATAATCCTTTCTTCGGAGGATTATTCACAAAGTTCCGTTTACCTGAAACCCTTTACTAA
- a CDS encoding VasL domain-containing protein: MKSEHLVIKIGSSPLDTPEFIALKTEFNKLSHPARPEVSWTLIESLCLSLFKNHGIDLQSGAYYTIARLQRHGLSGFTEGCELLASVIVTHWDALWPEKPNQRTEALNWFNTKASALLRQQTYETKDLRLVYRSERALQLIIDKLAKTTWEKLPKIENLLWFFQNLAKQLEKQEEYAKQNTSESVTLPPLVYIQQPAKQVEQPSPTFIFEPPEPASTLTVTTKKMSATRGFIWGCVLSSALFLVSGFSAYLYFKHEMEAITSIPEGAVAKWLFKPEINTYEYHLALLEKRSPLANLKLIENMQEKAKSYWPADADQAYLSRNWQNQYEARLENMPINDSWSETAMLLQQLSNKIIQQEKNRGSFTLSYLKTAIYDIQKQHNKVEPIEEKLRQLSLQIKNGQPVPPATLINIDNKINGLLARYYELQKQAEQKGLKPSSYSSFGLSHE, translated from the coding sequence ATGAAATCAGAACATTTAGTCATTAAAATCGGGAGCTCCCCTTTAGATACTCCTGAATTTATTGCTCTTAAAACAGAATTTAACAAGTTAAGTCATCCTGCACGTCCGGAGGTCAGTTGGACGCTTATTGAATCACTTTGTTTGTCTCTTTTTAAAAATCATGGTATTGACCTACAAAGCGGTGCTTATTACACAATTGCACGACTACAACGCCATGGACTCAGTGGCTTTACTGAAGGCTGTGAATTATTAGCGAGTGTTATTGTTACTCATTGGGATGCGTTATGGCCTGAAAAACCGAATCAACGAACAGAAGCACTCAACTGGTTTAATACAAAAGCTAGCGCCCTGCTCCGCCAGCAAACCTATGAAACAAAAGACCTCCGTTTGGTTTACCGCTCAGAACGCGCGCTACAATTAATCATTGATAAACTGGCTAAAACAACGTGGGAAAAACTGCCTAAAATTGAAAACTTGTTATGGTTCTTTCAAAATTTAGCCAAACAACTTGAAAAACAGGAAGAATATGCAAAACAGAATACATCCGAATCTGTCACGCTCCCGCCTTTAGTGTATATCCAACAACCTGCTAAACAGGTAGAGCAACCATCACCAACATTTATTTTTGAACCCCCAGAGCCCGCATCAACATTAACAGTAACAACTAAAAAAATGAGCGCTACCCGTGGTTTTATATGGGGTTGTGTGCTCAGTAGTGCACTCTTTTTAGTCAGTGGATTTAGCGCCTATCTTTATTTTAAACATGAAATGGAGGCTATAACATCCATTCCTGAAGGTGCTGTTGCCAAATGGTTATTTAAACCCGAAATAAATACCTATGAATATCATTTAGCTTTGCTCGAAAAGCGTTCCCCTCTCGCTAACTTGAAACTGATCGAGAACATGCAAGAAAAAGCAAAATCTTATTGGCCTGCGGATGCTGATCAGGCTTACCTCAGCCGAAATTGGCAAAACCAATATGAGGCGCGTTTAGAAAATATGCCTATTAATGATAGTTGGTCTGAAACAGCAATGTTGTTACAGCAACTTTCAAATAAAATTATTCAACAAGAAAAAAACCGAGGTAGTTTTACATTATCCTATTTAAAAACTGCCATCTATGACATTCAAAAACAGCACAATAAAGTGGAGCCTATTGAAGAAAAGCTCCGTCAATTATCGCTACAAATTAAAAATGGGCAGCCGGTTCCCCCTGCCACACTCATCAATATTGATAATAAAATTAATGGATTATTAGCTCGTTACTATGAATTACAAAAACAAGCAGAGCAAAAAGGTTTAAAACCCAGCTCATATTCATCTTTTGGATTAAGTCATGAGTGA